The following proteins come from a genomic window of Streptomyces sp. NBC_00539:
- a CDS encoding Lrp/AsnC family transcriptional regulator, giving the protein MITAIVLIKTSVDRIPEIAESIAQLDSVSEVYSVTGTYDLIALVRVARHENLADIIPGRISKIPGVEATDTHVAFRTYSQHDLEAAFAIGLDA; this is encoded by the coding sequence GTGATCACCGCGATCGTGCTCATCAAGACCAGCGTGGACCGCATCCCCGAGATCGCCGAGTCCATCGCGCAGCTGGACAGCGTCAGCGAGGTCTACTCCGTCACCGGCACCTACGACCTCATCGCGCTGGTCCGCGTCGCCCGCCACGAGAACCTGGCGGACATCATCCCGGGCCGCATCAGCAAGATCCCGGGCGTGGAGGCGACGGACACCCACGTGGCGTTCCGCACGTACTCCCAGCACGACCTGGAAGCCGCGTTCGCCATCGGCCTCGACGCGTAG
- a CDS encoding rhomboid family intramembrane serine protease, whose product MLCPMIVRWQALAEALREAVRGPVVTRALIAGCCLVFVLGPASGLNPEYGTGDLLLETGTAYFRRWGVVPDELFAGTARALLTPLTALFVHGSWLHLLGNMLFLHVFGAMAEERMGRAAFLVFYVACGYLALAAYAAANATSDQTLVGASGAISAVLGAFLCLFPRARVTSLFPFLFFLPLRFPAWIVLMFWFVLQWLAAHRAASGPGVAYLAHVVGFSVGFAYAWVRYRRATRVKRPATASEGDSQP is encoded by the coding sequence ATGCTCTGTCCCATGATCGTAAGGTGGCAGGCCCTCGCCGAGGCCTTGCGGGAGGCCGTGCGGGGCCCGGTGGTCACCCGCGCGCTGATCGCGGGCTGCTGTCTGGTGTTCGTCCTCGGCCCGGCCTCCGGGCTGAACCCGGAGTACGGGACGGGTGACCTGCTGCTGGAGACGGGGACGGCGTACTTCCGGCGCTGGGGCGTGGTCCCGGACGAGCTCTTCGCGGGGACGGCACGGGCCCTGCTCACGCCGCTGACGGCACTGTTCGTGCACGGGAGCTGGCTGCACCTGCTCGGCAACATGCTCTTCCTCCACGTGTTCGGCGCGATGGCGGAGGAGCGGATGGGCCGGGCGGCGTTCCTGGTCTTCTACGTCGCCTGCGGCTACCTGGCCCTTGCGGCCTACGCGGCGGCCAACGCCACCTCCGACCAGACGCTGGTCGGCGCCTCGGGGGCGATCTCGGCGGTGCTGGGGGCGTTCTTGTGCCTGTTCCCGCGGGCCCGGGTGACGAGCCTGTTCCCGTTCCTGTTCTTCCTGCCGCTGCGGTTCCCCGCGTGGATCGTGCTGATGTTCTGGTTCGTCCTGCAGTGGCTGGCGGCCCACCGGGCGGCGAGCGGGCCGGGGGTGGCGTACCTGGCCCACGTGGTGGGCTTCTCCGTCGGGTTCGCCTACGCCTGGGTGCGGTATCGGCGTGCGACTAGAGTGAAGCGACCAGCGACGGCCAGCGAGGGAGACAGCCAACCGTGA